A stretch of Lactuca sativa cultivar Salinas chromosome 6, Lsat_Salinas_v11, whole genome shotgun sequence DNA encodes these proteins:
- the LOC128126812 gene encoding leucine-rich repeat extensin-like protein 3, whose product MVQSRIFLIVKTFDNKYHHPSLSPPLNTTTPTHHLSQSPPPAATTPSQPPPTSTTHHYHPPTIMTTTRHNRQLPPITHHHNHPPPPPLPTHHYYLSPPPPTSTTHHHHPHQPPTKSTTTYHHHHRPPSQPSPNKTTIHHHHP is encoded by the coding sequence atggtTCAATCGagaatatttcttattgtgaaaACATTTGACAACAAATATCACCACCCATCACTATCACCACCACTCAACACCACCACCCCGACCCACCACCTATCACAATCACCACCACCCGCCGCCACCACCCCATCacaaccaccacccacctccaccactcATCACTACCACCCACCCACTATTATGACCACCACTCGCCATAACCGCCAACTACCACCCATTACCCATCACCacaaccacccgccaccaccacccctACCCACCCACCACTACTacctatcaccaccaccacccacctccaccactcATCATCACCACCCACACCAACCACCCACCAAGtcaaccactacctaccaccatcaccaccgACCACCATCCCAACCATCACCCAACAAAaccaccatacaccaccaccacccatga